A stretch of DNA from Campylobacter concisus:
CGCTTAACCGAGCATCTAAATCCAAGAGGTTGCCGTATAGTAGCGCTTGCTAAGCCAAGTGATGTCGAAAAAACGCAGTGGTATTTTCAAAGATATGTGACTCATCTACCAAGTGCTGGAGAGATCGTGATCTTTGATAGAAGTTGGTACAATAGAGCTGGCGTTGAGCCAGTGATGGGCTTTTGCACGCAAGAAGAGCATAAAGAATTTTTACGTGAAGTGCCAAAATTTGAAGAGATGATCATAAACTCCGGCATAATTTTCTTTAAAATTTATCTATCAATCACAAAAGATGAGCAGAAAAAACGCTTCAAAGAGAGGCAAAATGATCCATTAAAGCAGTTTAAAATTTCACCCGTTGATCAAAAAGCACAAGAGCTTTGGGATCAGTACTCTATCGCTAAATATTCTATGCTTCTTGCCTCTCACAATAGCATTTCACCATGGGTCATCGTCTCAAGCGATAACAAAAAAGAAGCTAGGCTAAATGTCTTTAAATTTATCCTAAGTCACGTTGAATATCCAAAAAAGATAAATGACTACTTGGAATTTGACAAAAACGTCGTAAGAGACGGAAGTGAAGAGATAAAACGCATAGAAGAAGGGCTAAATAAAGATAAGTTAAAGAGTATTGATTAAAGAATTTTTAACTTCTAGCTGGCGATTTGCTTAGATTTGCTAGCTAAATTTTTAAGCCCACCACATTACTTTTGCTAAAATGACCATTATTAGGCAAAGCACTAGAGCTATTAAATGTGAAAATTTACCAAATGGATCAGGCTTTTTTAAAATAACGACATTAAAAACAGAGATAAAAGTTACAAGGCACATTATAAGTAAAACAAAAATTTTTACAAGTAGCAGCTTTTGAAAGTTGCTTTGCCACCAGCCAAGCTCGCCTCCAAAATAGTCTTTTGCCATATAAGCACCACTTATTAAAAGCAATAAAAATGCCGTGCCAAATACCTTTGCGCTGCCTTTTGTGTAGGCTTTTTTAACTATTTCAAGGGTTTTAGTATCAACCGTTTTTTTAGCAAACGGATATATGCAAACATCGAAAAATACGTATCCTATAAATACAATGGCACAAATTAAATGAGTAATCAAAAAAAATAAATACATTTTTTGCCTTTTTTGTTTGGCATTATATAAATTTTAACTATTTAAACTGCTTATTTTGAATCAATTTTAAGAATTTATGAAGATAAATTTATAAAAGAGCAAGGCAAGCGCCCTGCTCTAGGAGTTTTACTCGACTTCAGCGTCTATAACGTCGTCGTCTTTTTTGTTGTTTCCACCGTTTGCTCCAGCGTTTTCATCTTTTTTATACATAGCTTCTGCTAGTTTGTGGCTGGCCTTGCTTAGAGCTTCTACTTTTGCATCGATCTGTTCTTTTGAAGAATTTTCATCTTTTAAGACCTCTTTTAGGTCGTTTAACGCAGCTTCGATGTTGCTTCTATCCTCAGCTGGGACTTTCTCGCCAAGCTCGCTCATGCTCTTTTCAGTTTGATGAACTAGTGCGTCAGCTTGGTTTCTAGCCTCAACTGCGTCTTTGCGCTTTTTGTCTTCTTCTTTATGAAGCTCAGCATCTTTTACCATGTTGTTTATCTCTTCTTCGCTTAAGCCGCTTGATCCAGAAATGGTGATATTTTGGGCTTTGCCAGTTGCTTTATCTTTTGCTGAAACAGTTAAAATTCCGTTTGCGTCGATGTCAAATTCAACTTCTATTTGAGGCACGCCTCTTGGAGCTGCTGGGATGCCTTCGAGGTTGAAGTTACCAAGTGATTTATTATCCCTTGCAAACTCACGCTCGCCTTGTAAAACCATGATAGTAACGGCACTTTGGTTATCTTCAGCAGTTGAGAAGACTTGGCTTTTCTTAGTTGGTATGGTTGTACCTTTTTCGATAATCTTAGTCATCACGCCGCCAAGTGTCTCGATACCAAGGCTAAGCGGAGTTACGTCAAGAAGTAGCACATCTTTTACGTCACCTTTTATAACCGCACCTTGGATAGCAGCACCGATAGCTACGACCTCATCTGGATTAACACTCTTATTTAGCTCTTTACCAAATGCTTTTTTGACCTCTTCTTGAACTAGTGGCACACGAGTTGAACCACCGACCATTACGACCTCTTTAATGTCGCTTTTATTTAAACCAGCGTCTTTTGTTACCTCATTTATCTTAGTGATAGTCTCGCCCACAAGTGAGTCGATCATACCCTCAAATTTAGCACGAGTTAGCTTTTTGACAAGGTGTTTTGGACCAGTCGCATCAGCTGTGATAAATGGTAAATTTATCTCAGTCTCTTGAGCTGAGCTTAGCTCTTTTTTAGCATTTTCAGCAGCTTCTTTTAAGCGTTGAAGTGCCATGATATCGCCTTTTAGATCGATGCCATTTTCATTTTTAAACTCGCTTACTAGCCAGTCAATTATCTTGTTATCAAAGTCATCGCCGCCCAAGAATGCGTTACCGCCAGTTGCCAAAACTTCAACGATATTATCACCAGTCTCTAGCACTGTAACGTCAAATGTACCACCACCTAGGTCGTAAACTAAAATTTTCTCAGCCTCTTTTTTATCAAGACCATAAGCAAGTGCTGCAGCTGTTGGCTCGTTGATGATACGAAGTACGTTTAGCCCTGCGATCGTTCCAGCCTCTTTTGTAGCTTTTCTTTGGCTATCATTAAAGTAAGCTGGCACAGTAATAACCGCATCTGTTACCTTTTCACCAAGGTATGCTTCAGCGTCTTCTTTTAGTTTGATAAGAATTTTTGCTGAAATTTCTTGTGGAGTGTAAACCTTGCCAGCGATCTCAACTGCGCAAGCGCCATTTCTATCTACAACGTGATATGGCAAGCGGCTTTTTGCCTCTTCAGCATTTTTTTCATTGCTCATCAAACCCATGATACGTTTGATAGAATATATCGTTTTTTCAGGGTTTGTAACTGCTTGACGTTTTGCAACGTCACCTACTAGAATTTCACCCTTGTCTGTGAAAGCAACAACTGATGGAGTTGTGTTTTTACCCTCTTTGTTTGGGATAACTTTGCTCTCGCCACGCTCAAAAACGCTCACACAAGAGTTTGTTGTACCTAAGTCTATACCTATAACTTTTGACATATTTTTCCTTTTTATTAGATTTTATTTTTATAAATTTAGTTTGCCACGCTGACCATAGCTGGGCGCAAAACCCTACCATTTATCATATAGCCTTTTTGCAAAGCTTGTACGATTTGACCACTCTGCTTCTCTTCGCTATCGACCCTTAAAACGGCATTGTGCACGCTTGGATCAAACTCAGTATCAGTTGGTATCTCGCTTACGCCATGCTTTTCAAAACATTTTTTAAACTGATTTATAGTTATCAAAATACCCTCTTTGATCTTTTTAGCAAATTCATCATCCTCTGGATCAAAATTCGCAGCGATCTCAAGAGCATCTATGACTGGTAGCAAGTCCCTAGCAAATTTCTCATTTGCATAGTTTGCAACATCCGTCTTCTCTTTTTCATATCGCTTTTTGATATTTTCAAACTCAGCATTTGCTCTGTAATATTTATCAGTTATTTCTCCGAGCTCTTTTTCAAGTTTTTCAACCTTTGAAATATCACCAAGTGCGTCCAAATTTACGCTATCATTAGCTAGTTCTTGCATAGGCTCAACCTCAGGTAGGTTTTGCTCTTTTACCTCTTCGCTCACGCAGCCTCCTTTATTAGATTTATAAATTTTACATAGTCAGTATAAATACTGCCAGCACAGATCATCTGTGCTTCGTTGCCAAGATAGTTTGTACTAAATTTAAGTCCCATAAAATTTTCATCAAACATAGGAGAAAATGTAAGTTTCTCATCCATTTGCAAGCTAAAACTTGGGTCAAAAACCATCTTAAAACGTCTATCTTTAAACATATCAAAGGCTAAAATTTCATTTTCTTGGAAGTAAATTTTAGTCCTTTTAAGCTCTCTTATCTTATTTTTTAGTTCGCTTAAACCAACTTGAGAGCAGATAAGCTCAAGTTTGTTTAAACTAACTCCAGCAAGATTACTTAAAAATTTATACATCCTAGCATCAAATTTGATAACGATCTCATCTTCACCAAAATTTAAGATCATATATCTATTATTTAAATTTAAAATTTCTAGCAATTCATTATCGATTGTGCCAAAAATCATACAATAGAGCTCAAATTCATCACATAACTTTTTCAATCCTTCGGCATCATTTATCTCTAAATTTATATCACTTATAGCAAAAATTTCACTCCAATATCTTCTCATCGCAGCGATTGTTGGTATACGACCGCCACTAATGTGAAGCTTTGTGATCTCGCCCTCATCTGAAAGCTTTTTGAAATAAACGCGTATCGTAGAAGCCGGAATAGCCGCGCTCATACGAGAGCCAAGCTCATTTGAACCAATAGGCATATTATCCTGCAAATAAGCCTCAATGATAGAATTTAGTATCAAATCACGTTTATTTGTTTTACTCACTTTTAGCACTCTTTCTTTTTAATTGCTAAGCGGATTATACAACTTTAGTTTATCAATGTCAAGTATTTAAGTTAAAATAATTTATTTATGTATCTTTAGTCTGTATAACTAAGCTTATTTAATATTAATTGTATAAGCCTTTTTGAAAATAAAATTACAAAAAATAATTAAACAAACTTAAAAGTCTTTTATATTACCTCTACGTTCTAATATTTTTATACGTTTTTACGTACTAATATAATGCTTTATAGTATAATATATAATATATTTTAATTTATTTATACGTATTTCTATTATTTATATATTATTTTATGTATATTTAATAAAATAATCCGTATAATACTTTAATGATTGAAACAAGTGATATATTTAATTTGCTTCACAATGCAGTTGAGGCAAAAAATATCGGTAAGAAAATTTCACAAGCAAAAATGGCAGAAGAGCTTGGTGTACCAATGAGAACATATCAAGATTGGAGGCTTGGCAACTCAAAGCCGCAAGCTGCTGCTGCAGTTTGTAAACTACTTTGTGAGCTTGACGACGATGAAATATTATTTGTTATCAATAAGATGAGAAAGTTATTAGGAAAATAGATGAAAAATTTGACACAAAAAGAGAGAATCGATCTTGAGAGCGTGTTTGCAGCTATCTGCACTAAGAAAGAGCCTAAATTTTTAGGTTTCTATAAAGACTTTTACTCGAGTACGATTTTAAAATTTTACGTAGTTAAGGACAGAATTAAAAAAACAAAAATCAAGAAAAATTAGTTTTATATTATTTGAGTAGAAAAATATTTTTTGCTGCATTTAAAGATTAATAATTTAGATAAATTCTCCTTAAATATTGACTTTATTTAAGAAGAATTTGCCGACTTATTTCTTGCCAAATTTAGCTAGCGCTCTTTGGTAGTCCTCTTCACTATCGATGCCGATACTTTGGCTCTCAACCTCTAGCATTGCTATCTTTTTACCATTTTCTAGGGCACGTAGCTGCTCGAGCTTTTCGGTGTTTTCAAGGCTTGATGGCAAGAGAGCACAAAACTCTTTTAGGCTTTTTACGCTGTATCCGTAGATACCAAGGTGCGCCTTGTAGCTTTTGCACTCGCTTCTATTAAATGGTATCCTTGATCTTGAAAAATAAAGCGCGTAGCCCTCAAAATCAGTCACCACTTTAACTAAATTTTTATCATCCGCAAACTCATCGTCTATCTTTTTATAGCAAGAAAACATAAAGGCTTTCCCTTTGTTTTGCTCGCAAAACGCCCTAAATTTAGCGATATTTTCAGGTTCAATAAATGGCTCATCAGCCTGAACATTTATGATGATCTCACTCTCGCTTAGCCCCAAAATTTGTGTTGCTTCGTTTATCCTGTCAGTGCCACTTTGATGATCTTTGCTAGTTAGCACCGCTTTTATGCCGTGAGCCTTGGCGATCTCTAGCACGCTTGGCTCGTCCACAGCAACCGCTACATCGTCCACGCCGCTTACTCTAAGAGCTGTCGCCACAAACATTGGCACGCCGTTTATCTCTTTTAAAATTTTATCACTAAACCTTGTTGAGGCAAGGCGAGCTGGGATGATTATCATCGCTCGATCCATTCTAGGACGCACTTTTCTATCTCGTCCTCTTTTATGATATTTTTGTGTAAAATTTTCGCGCTAAATAGCGAGTTTATCGAGCTTGGCACGCTATCGTTTAAGATTTTAGCGGTCTTTGCGAGCGCATCTTTTTCATCTTTTGTATCTTTGATCTGGCACGCTTTGATCATGCTTGGCGTAAATTTCACCCAGTGCGCGGTCGATGTGATGACGTTTATACGGCTAGCATCCACCATCTTAAAGCAAGTAGCTGTATGCGGATCGATCGCGTAGCCGCCCCTTGCGAGCTTTGCGATGTATGTCTCGCACTCTTT
This window harbors:
- the ppk2 gene encoding polyphosphate kinase 2 yields the protein MSKDKKHQKSEKLGYEEELRLLQIELLKFQNYVKEKGLRVLMLMEGRDAAGKGGTIKRLTEHLNPRGCRIVALAKPSDVEKTQWYFQRYVTHLPSAGEIVIFDRSWYNRAGVEPVMGFCTQEEHKEFLREVPKFEEMIINSGIIFFKIYLSITKDEQKKRFKERQNDPLKQFKISPVDQKAQELWDQYSIAKYSMLLASHNSISPWVIVSSDNKKEARLNVFKFILSHVEYPKKINDYLEFDKNVVRDGSEEIKRIEEGLNKDKLKSID
- a CDS encoding trehalose-6-phosphate synthase; amino-acid sequence: MYLFFLITHLICAIVFIGYVFFDVCIYPFAKKTVDTKTLEIVKKAYTKGSAKVFGTAFLLLLISGAYMAKDYFGGELGWWQSNFQKLLLVKIFVLLIMCLVTFISVFNVVILKKPDPFGKFSHLIALVLCLIMVILAKVMWWA
- the dnaK gene encoding molecular chaperone DnaK; translated protein: MSKVIGIDLGTTNSCVSVFERGESKVIPNKEGKNTTPSVVAFTDKGEILVGDVAKRQAVTNPEKTIYSIKRIMGLMSNEKNAEEAKSRLPYHVVDRNGACAVEIAGKVYTPQEISAKILIKLKEDAEAYLGEKVTDAVITVPAYFNDSQRKATKEAGTIAGLNVLRIINEPTAAALAYGLDKKEAEKILVYDLGGGTFDVTVLETGDNIVEVLATGGNAFLGGDDFDNKIIDWLVSEFKNENGIDLKGDIMALQRLKEAAENAKKELSSAQETEINLPFITADATGPKHLVKKLTRAKFEGMIDSLVGETITKINEVTKDAGLNKSDIKEVVMVGGSTRVPLVQEEVKKAFGKELNKSVNPDEVVAIGAAIQGAVIKGDVKDVLLLDVTPLSLGIETLGGVMTKIIEKGTTIPTKKSQVFSTAEDNQSAVTIMVLQGEREFARDNKSLGNFNLEGIPAAPRGVPQIEVEFDIDANGILTVSAKDKATGKAQNITISGSSGLSEEEINNMVKDAELHKEEDKKRKDAVEARNQADALVHQTEKSMSELGEKVPAEDRSNIEAALNDLKEVLKDENSSKEQIDAKVEALSKASHKLAEAMYKKDENAGANGGNNKKDDDVIDAEVE
- the grpE gene encoding nucleotide exchange factor GrpE; this translates as MQELANDSVNLDALGDISKVEKLEKELGEITDKYYRANAEFENIKKRYEKEKTDVANYANEKFARDLLPVIDALEIAANFDPEDDEFAKKIKEGILITINQFKKCFEKHGVSEIPTDTEFDPSVHNAVLRVDSEEKQSGQIVQALQKGYMINGRVLRPAMVSVAN
- a CDS encoding HrcA family transcriptional regulator, translated to MSKTNKRDLILNSIIEAYLQDNMPIGSNELGSRMSAAIPASTIRVYFKKLSDEGEITKLHISGGRIPTIAAMRRYWSEIFAISDINLEINDAEGLKKLCDEFELYCMIFGTIDNELLEILNLNNRYMILNFGEDEIVIKFDARMYKFLSNLAGVSLNKLELICSQVGLSELKNKIRELKRTKIYFQENEILAFDMFKDRRFKMVFDPSFSLQMDEKLTFSPMFDENFMGLKFSTNYLGNEAQMICAGSIYTDYVKFINLIKEAA
- a CDS encoding DNA-binding protein → MIETSDIFNLLHNAVEAKNIGKKISQAKMAEELGVPMRTYQDWRLGNSKPQAAAAVCKLLCELDDDEILFVINKMRKLLGK
- the kdsB gene encoding 3-deoxy-manno-octulosonate cytidylyltransferase yields the protein MIIIPARLASTRFSDKILKEINGVPMFVATALRVSGVDDVAVAVDEPSVLEIAKAHGIKAVLTSKDHQSGTDRINEATQILGLSESEIIINVQADEPFIEPENIAKFRAFCEQNKGKAFMFSCYKKIDDEFADDKNLVKVVTDFEGYALYFSRSRIPFNRSECKSYKAHLGIYGYSVKSLKEFCALLPSSLENTEKLEQLRALENGKKIAMLEVESQSIGIDSEEDYQRALAKFGKK